In one Oncorhynchus nerka isolate Pitt River linkage group LG7, Oner_Uvic_2.0, whole genome shotgun sequence genomic region, the following are encoded:
- the LOC115119514 gene encoding LOW QUALITY PROTEIN: zinc finger protein PLAGL2-like (The sequence of the model RefSeq protein was modified relative to this genomic sequence to represent the inferred CDS: inserted 1 base in 1 codon): protein MAAGAAEAPRHVTALTPEDEERLAAAELYSDTTLPRTEREREREERASGNECLVCGTWFGSQDKLRLHSFCHTGEKPFHCSQPHCPKAFSSKYKLFRHMATHSPQKTHQCSFCEKMFHRKDHLKNHLQTHDPNKEAFKCEECGKHYNTKLGYKRHVAMHSATAGDLTCKVCLQSYESTPALMEHLKSHSGKSSGGAKEKKHPCDHCDRRFYTRKDVRRHMVVHTGRKDFLCQYCAQRXGRKDHLTRHVKKSHSQELLKIKTEPLDMQGMLGSGSSPCTVKEELSPMMCSMGSSKDHMLAKPFLSGTPFPMGMYNPHHLQAMSNPEVGHHHSLMPGSLSTAMGMGCHMEPPLHPPHHHHHHHHHHHHIQNSPPLPHLQQPQQHQQQQHAQPPPKYQLGSTSYLLDKPLKVEMESFLMDLQSGLPGHHSGDHHHAAASPPKEGLEHPSGLTDELCGDPLLSKSPAVIAESLCTANMDFSHLLGFLPLNLPPYNAPISTAGLVMGYTSSAASSSSSSSSSLRGTEPHAAATAAPLTSLQPQAQEQHGSSRGLGLGPLHPLPPVFSSSLSTTTLPRFHQAFQ from the exons ATGGCAGCTGGTGCCGCCGAGGCTCCACGCCATGTTACAGCACTGACGCCGGAGGACGAGGAACGACTAGCCGCTGCCGAGCTGTACAGCGACACTACCCTgccacggacagagagagagagagagagggaagagcgaGCCAGCGGCAACGAGTGTTTGGTGTGTGGGACTTGGTTTGGTTCGCAGGATAAGCTTCGGCTTCACTCTTTCTGTCACACGGGAGAAAAACCATTCCACTGCTCCCAGCCACACTGTCCTAAGGCCTTCAGCTCCAAATATAAACTGTTCAG GCATATGGCCACACACTCTCCGCAGAAAACTCACCAGTGCTCGTTCTGCGAGAAAATGTTTCACCGCAAAGATCACCTGAAGAACCACCTGCAGACCCATGACCCCAACAAAGAGGCCTTCAAGTGTGAGGAATGTGGCAAGCACTACAACACCAAGCTGGGCTACAAGCGTCATGTGGCCATGCATTCAGCCACAGCTGGGGACCTCACCTGTAAGGTGTGCCTGCAGAGCTACGAGAGTACCCCTGCCCTGATGGAGCATCTCAAGAGCCACTCGGGCAAGTCCTCCGGAGGTGCCAAGGAGAAGAAGCATCCATGTGACCACTGTGACCGCCGCTTCTACACACGGAAGGACGTGCGTCGCCACATGGTGGTCCACACCGGCAGAAAGGACTTCCTGTGTCAGTACTGCGCCCAGC TCGGCAGGAAGGACCACCTGACGCGGCATGTGAAGAAGAGCCACTCTCAGGAGCTGCTGAAGATAAAGACTGAGCCTCTGGACATGCAAGGCATGCTGGGCTCTGGCTCCTCCCCCTGCACCGTCAAAGAGGAGCTCAGCCCTATGATGTGCAGTATGGGTTCCAGCAAAGACCACATGCTGGCCAAGCCGTTCCTCAGCGGCACCCCCTTCCCCATGGGCATGTACAACCCCCACCACCTCCAGGCCATGTCCAACCCTGAGGTGGGCCACCACCACTCTCTGATGCCCGGCTCCCTGTCCACTGCCATGGGGATGGGCTGCCACATGGAGCCCCCCCTCCATCCcccgcaccaccaccaccaccaccaccaccatcaccaccacatcCAAAACTCCCCCCCGCTGCCCCACCTGCAGCAGCCCCAACAGCACCAGCAGCAACAGCACGCCCAGCCTCCACCCAAGTACCAGCTGGGATCTACCTCATACCTGCTGGACAAGCCCCTCAAAGTGGAGATGGAGAGCTTTCTCATGGATCTGCAGAGTGGGCTGCCGGGCCACCACTCAGGTGATCATCATCACGCTGCTGCCTCACCCCCCAAGGAGGGACTAGAGCACCCCTCAGGCCTGACAGACGAGCTGTGTGGTGACCCCCTCCTGTCTAAGAGCCCTGCTGTCATCGCTGAGTCTCTGTGCACAGCTAACATGGACTTCTCTCACCTGCTGGGCTTCCTGCCTCTCAACCTGCCCCCCTACAACGCCCCCATCAGCACAGCAGGACTAGTCATGGGGTACACCTCATCTgctgcctcctcctcttcctcctcttcgtcaTCCTTGCGTGGCACTGAGCCCCACGCCGCTGCCACAGCCGCACCTCTTACCTCTTTGCAACCTCAAGCTCAGGAGCAGCATGGCTCCAGCAGGGGCCTGGGTCTAGGGCCCCTGCACCCTCTCCCGCCAGTGTTTAGCTCCAGCCTCAGCACGACCACCCTGCCTCGCTTTCACCAGGCCTTCCAATGA